From Denitrovibrio acetiphilus DSM 12809, the proteins below share one genomic window:
- a CDS encoding IS4 family transposase, producing the protein MLENKSWQSEIQAALWKEFEILRVMKALQLRTIAYRCGISKNQGVEPFSILVALVFLTFLGKSVHHFVSHCRNSLFDLGGKDVFYRLSTRTSINWRRFMMDISLNVIRYFKSFSSWQQRVLVIDDTVIQKAGKKIEEVSWVFDHSKGKSVKGFSAVVLGWSDRASFVPVDFALQRSSRKVFKQSTEIEMDKRMLAWHRRQEAVKDKPTLVKEMLKRAKQKGLDAGAVLFDSWYCMPRLVSSIYNEIGYDVIAMLKTTPTLTVAVNGKVYSTKRLWECVVPDLIKATVTIGKDRVSVSSINAFFGSTLVKLVFCQPSEKSKSKKPIILLSTDTSLTSAKIIETYGQRWAVEVLFKDAKSKLFFGKNQSRTFEATICFLTLSLVRFIILSYMERINGDFRHKGSLYEGLRYEVEELNILAFMEKFINRLLSIIDGAKETFTVFMNKLAGIQEMVRLSIQNLMFQRCET; encoded by the coding sequence ATGCTTGAGAATAAATCATGGCAGTCTGAAATACAAGCGGCATTATGGAAAGAATTTGAGATACTCCGAGTGATGAAGGCTTTGCAGCTTCGTACAATTGCCTATAGGTGCGGTATTTCAAAGAATCAGGGCGTTGAGCCATTTTCGATTCTTGTGGCTTTAGTTTTTCTGACTTTTCTCGGCAAAAGCGTTCATCATTTTGTTTCCCATTGCCGGAACAGTCTATTTGATTTAGGCGGTAAAGATGTTTTTTATCGTTTAAGTACACGTACAAGTATCAATTGGCGGCGTTTTATGATGGATATATCGCTTAATGTGATCAGATATTTCAAATCATTCAGCAGCTGGCAGCAGCGTGTTCTTGTAATTGATGACACAGTAATTCAGAAAGCCGGCAAAAAGATAGAAGAAGTATCATGGGTGTTTGACCATAGCAAAGGTAAAAGCGTGAAAGGCTTCAGTGCTGTTGTGCTTGGCTGGAGTGATCGTGCGTCATTTGTCCCTGTAGATTTTGCTTTGCAGCGAAGCAGCAGAAAAGTATTCAAACAATCGACAGAAATTGAAATGGATAAGCGGATGCTGGCGTGGCATCGTCGACAGGAAGCAGTAAAAGACAAACCAACACTGGTAAAGGAAATGCTTAAACGGGCGAAACAGAAGGGTCTGGATGCTGGGGCTGTTCTGTTTGACAGCTGGTACTGTATGCCGAGGCTGGTGTCGTCAATTTATAATGAGATAGGCTATGACGTGATTGCCATGCTTAAAACTACACCGACATTGACTGTTGCTGTAAATGGCAAGGTATACTCAACCAAACGCTTATGGGAATGTGTTGTTCCAGATTTGATTAAGGCAACAGTAACAATTGGCAAAGATCGGGTGTCTGTATCTTCCATCAATGCTTTTTTCGGTTCAACTCTGGTTAAGCTGGTCTTCTGTCAGCCATCTGAGAAAAGTAAATCAAAGAAGCCTATTATTCTACTGTCTACGGATACATCTTTGACATCGGCAAAAATAATTGAAACCTATGGTCAGCGTTGGGCAGTAGAAGTGTTGTTTAAAGATGCCAAGAGCAAGCTTTTCTTTGGGAAAAATCAATCCAGAACCTTTGAGGCTACTATTTGCTTCCTAACACTATCGCTCGTTAGGTTTATCATCCTGAGCTATATGGAACGGATAAATGGTGATTTCCGTCACAAAGGCAGTCTGTATGAGGGTCTGCGTTATGAGGTCGAAGAACTGAATATTCTGGCGTTTATGGAAAAATTCATAAACCGATTATTATCAATAATTGATGGAGCAAAGGAAACATTTACAGTTTTTATGAATAAATTGGCTGGAATACAGGAAATGGTAAGGCTTTCAATACAGAATCTGATGTTTCAAAGGTGCGAAACTTGA